Part of the Rhizobium tropici CIAT 899 genome, GATGGAATTGGGCATTGAAGGCCGAAACCCCAGCCAGGAGCGACTCGGGACTCCAAGTTCAGGAAACATTCTGCGCGCATTCCTCGCCAGTGCTTCCGTTAGTTGCAAATTCGCCGGGGCCGTCAGTCCGCCAAGCTCCACTAGCCCTGCAACACGTAGCCGGCCTTGCATCGGACAAAAGTAAAATCCGCGCGCGGTCGGACAAACCGGGCGCTCGATGGGCAGATCCGTCATGTCGTACTCGATATGGTAGCCACGCTCGGTATCGAGCTGTACCGGATCACCAAGCGATGCAGCCAGTCTACGTGAATGGGCACCTGCAGCAATCACGACCCTGCGAGCACGAACATCGCAATGTGAAGCAGCGATGCGTAAACCGCTCCGTTCACGCACAATGCTTGTGACGGATGCCTGAACGAATTCCGCCCCTGTCCGCTTCACGGCCGCAGTCAACAAACCCATCACCGCGCCCGGATCACTGAGGTTGATGGCTCCGGGAAAGAAAAGGCCGCCTTCAAATTCGGTAAGGCGCGGCTCAAGTTCGGCTACATCGCCAGCCGACAGAAGCTGTTGCGAAACACCATGATTGCGGCGCAACTCTATGTCGGCGCCAGCCGCCCGGAACGCCTTGGCCGTTTCATAAAGATAGAGGCAACCCTTTGCCGACAGAAAGTTGGACGCGCCTATCTCCGCGGCGAATTCCATCCAGGCTGTCGAAGCGTCCGAAACAAGTTCGGCGATCCGGCCGGCATTTTGGCGATAGCGATGTGGGAGGGACTCATAGGCAAAGCGGGCCAGCCACGGAAACAAGGTTGGCAGGGCTGAAGTCCTGACAGACAAGGGACTGCCTGGATCGAGAAGGAGCGACAGAAAATTCCGAAGCACCGATGGAGTGCCAACCGGAATGACTGCATAGTTCGCCACCGTTCCTGCGTTCCCGTAGGATGCCCCAGAACCCGGCTCGTTCGGCTCGATGACGACGACCTCACGCCCGTCGGCGCGAAGT contains:
- a CDS encoding NAD(P)/FAD-dependent oxidoreductase, encoding MHRISTDIAVVGGGVIGLAIALRLRADGREVVVIEPNEPGSGASYGNAGTVANYAVIPVGTPSVLRNFLSLLLDPGSPLSVRTSALPTLFPWLARFAYESLPHRYRQNAGRIAELVSDASTAWMEFAAEIGASNFLSAKGCLYLYETAKAFRAAGADIELRRNHGVSQQLLSAGDVAELEPRLTEFEGGLFFPGAINLSDPGAVMGLLTAAVKRTGAEFVQASVTSIVRERSGLRIAASHCDVRARRVVIAAGAHSRRLAASLGDPVQLDTERGYHIEYDMTDLPIERPVCPTARGFYFCPMQGRLRVAGLVELGGLTAPANLQLTEALARNARRMFPELGVPSRSWLGFRPSMPNSIPVIRPSKSGRDVILAFGHGHIGLTLAPRTARMVSAIVAR